GGGGCCGGCGCGGATCAGTCCTCTGGTTTCGGTTCGCTCTCTGCCGGGCTTTCTTCACCGGGTTCCACGTAGGGCACTTCTTTGCGTTCGGGCAGGTTGGTGGCGAAGAAGGCCGGCTTCAGGTCGGAGTTGATGGTGATGGCCTTCACGATGAGGGTCACATCGCCGCTGGGGCCGCCCATCTGCACGATGCGGCGCGGGAACATCACGCCGCCGCTGGCCTGGAGGTCGCTATAGTCGGTGACGATGGTATAGCTGCGGTCGTCCATCTGCTTCTCCTCCACGCGGCGCAGCTTGAGCCAGGTGGCCTCGTCGTAGTAATCGCCCACGCTTCCGCCATCGGGTAAAATGGCCACCAGTTTCAGCACCGGCTTTCCATCGACCTGCGTGCGGCCGGCGAGCATCACGCGTTCCGTGGTGCGGGCATATTGCGCTTCAGGCACAGGGTGTCCATTGAAGCGCAGGTTGCCAAGGTCGCGGTCCTCGAGTTCTTGTTCGCCCATAGGGCTGCGGCGCACGGCGCGCTCGCCATCGAAGGCCTCTTCCTGCAGGATCGCGCCGTTGCTCTTGGCCACCGATCGGAAGAGCCCATCGGGACCATACCACTGGGTGATCTCAACAGGCACGCCCATCATCTCTGCTTCGATGTCCATGCGCAGGTCGGCGATGCGGCCGATGGCTTCGCGGCCGCCGATCGCAGCAAGGTGCCGCTCGATCACATCCTGCGCTGTGATGCCGGTGACGCGCTCGAACTGCTCCACGTAGCGCTCGGCATTGTGATCGAGCTCGATCACCTTCGGGTTGGTCGACCAGCTCAGCGCTTCGAGCTTCGCGAGCAGCTTGCGCTTATCGCCTACCACCATGATCACCGCATTGTCCGGATGCAGGAACGCCTCCGCAGCGGCCTGCACATCATCGGCAGTAACGGCTTCCAAGCGTTGCAGGTAAGTCGCGTAGTGGTCCTTCGGCAATTCGTTCAGGTAGGTGTTCATGGCGAAGCGGGCCACGGTGCGCGGATCCTCAAGGCTGCGCGCGAAGCTGCCGGCCATGTAGCGCTTGGCCAGGTCGAGTTCCTCGGCGGTGACCCGCTCCATGCGCATGCGCTCAACCTCCTTCAGTGTTTCGGCGATGGCGCTGTCGGTGACGGCGGTGCGCACATTGGCCGTGGTGTGGAAGTGCCCATTGAAGCGGTCGCTCTCCAGTGTGGAGTAGCTGCCATAGGTCCAGCCCTTGTCCTCGCGCAGGTTCTGCATCAGGCGCGCATTGAACACGCCGCCGCCGAGGATCGTGTTCATCACCTGGGCGGGCAGGGCGCGCAGGTCCTTCGGATGGAAGTTGAGCGGGAAGCTCACGCGGATCACCGATTGCGCGGCGCCCGAACGATCCACCAGCACCACGCGGCGAGGCCCGCTCGGCGCCTTGGGCTCTTTGAGGAAGCGGATGGGGCCGATACCGGGGAGGCTCTCGGTGCCATCGTCCGCCACAACGGTGTAGACCGGCGCGGGCTCCCATTTGCCGAAGCGATCCTTGGCCAGGGCCTTGGCTTCCTTCTCCGTGATATCGCCGACGAAGACGAGGTAGCCGTTCTCCGGACGGAAGAACTTGGCGTGATAGGCCACGATCTGCTCGCGATCGACTTTGCGCAGGCTGGCTTCGGTGGTCACTTCGCCGTAGGGGTGCGAGCGGCCGAATGTCATGGCACGGCCCACGGTCTCACTGATCGCCGCAGGGTCGTCCTTGCGCTGCTCCACGCCGCTGAGCGATCGCCTGCGCGCTTTCTCGAGCTCGGAGGCCGGGAAGGCGGGCGAAGTGACCACCTCGGAGATCAGCTCCATCATCGGGACGAGGTGCTTCTTCAGCATGCTGGCATACAGCCCTTCGGAACTGGTGCTCAGGCTCGCGCCATGGCTGTCCACCAGCTCATCGATCTCGGCCTTGTTGCGCTTGATGGTACCGGCCTCGAGCAATTCGCCGAAGAGGTCGATGAAGCCGGCTCTATCACCTTGGCTTATCGGAGCGTGATCGAAGCGCAGCTGCACATCCACCTTCGGAAGCTTGTGGTTCTCCACCACGATCACTCGGAGGCCATTGGGCAAGGTGAAGAAGGCATGCTGGGCCAGGTTCACCTGCGGAGGCGCGGAAGGGGCGGGGGGCGTGCTGCGGTTGATCTGTGCGTTCATCGATGCGGTAAGGAGGATAAGTCCGGCGCAGAGGCCGGTGCGTGCGGCGATGGGCTTCATACGGCGGTTCATGGTTGTTTCTGTCCGGCGGGCAGGTAGTGCAGCACCACCCGGGCCTGTTCGGTGAAGTAGGTCTGCGCGGCGCGCTTCAGGTCGGCGGGCGTGAGCGCGAGGTAGCGGTCGATCTCGGTGTTCACCAACCTGGTGTCGCCCATGAGCTGGTGGCAGCGCGCAAGGTCACTGGCGATGCCGGCGATGCGGCTGCGGTCGTTCACGAGCTCGGTCTCCAGCTGCGCCATCAGCTTGTCGAATTCGGCCTTGGGGACCCCATCGGCCTGGATGCGGCGCACCTCGGCGGTCATGGCCTGTTCCAGCGCGTTCGCCTCAACACCCATGTTGGCGATGGCGTAGAGGATGGCTAATCCGCCCTGCTCGAAGGGAAGGCTGAATGCGCCCGTGCCAACGGCTTTCTGCTGCTCGTCCTTGAGCGATCTGTTCAATCGGCTGCTATTGCCGTTGCTCAAGAGGCGGTTCACGAGGTCGACGGCATAATAGTCCGATGCGCCGGTGGGCGGGATCCTGTATCCGAGCACCACCGCAGGCAGTTGGATGCGGTCGTTGATCACCGCGCGCACTTCCGTCGTCGGGCCCGGGTCCTTCACGTCGGGCTGCGTCACCGCAGCGCCGCGCGGGATCTCGGCGAAATACTTGGTCACCAGCGCCTTCGCATTCGCCGGGTCGATGTCGCCGGCCACTACCAGCGTGGCGTTGTTGGGCACGTAGAACTTCTTGTAGAAAGCCAGGTAGTCGGCTTCGCTCGCGGCATTCAGGTCTTCCATGAAGCCGATGGTGGGCCACTTGTAAGGGTGCGTGCTGTATGCGCGGTCGAGCACCTCGAGCAGGATGGTGCCGTAGGGCTGGTTCTCATAGCGCTGGCGGCGCTCCTCCTTCACCACTTCGCGCTGCGTGTCCACGCCCTTCTGGTCCACCTTGGCGTGCAGCATGCGCTCGCTCTCGAGCCAGAGGCCGAGCTCGAGCTGGTTGCTGGGCAGCACTTCGTAGTAGTAGGTGCGGTCAGCGGTGGTATTGGCGTTGAGCACGCCGCCCGCCTTCTCCACATGCTTGCTGAATTCGCCGCGGCCGATGTTGGCGCTGCCCTCGAATAGCAGGTGCTCGAAGAAGTGGGCGAAGCCGCGCCGCGTCGGATCCTCGTTCTTGCTGCCCACGTGGTACATCACGCTCACGCACACGATGGGCGTGCTGCGGTCCTCGTGGAGGATCACGTGCAATCCGTTGTCGAGGTCGAATTCGGTGTAGGCGATGGCGCTGCGCTGCGCGGTGGCGGTTGCTGCGAGCATGAGGGCGATGGGGAAGGCTAGGGTTCGCATCGGGATGCCCGGCGGGCCGGGGGGCGCCGAAGGTAAAGGGGGGGAGGGATGGCAAGGAAGGTCGGCGAGGTGACCGTTTGGTTGGTGAATAAGGATCGGATCGAGCCCGGATTTCCCGATGCCGATGACATCGGTTGCGCGAAGCGCTTCAGGATCACTTGTCCGCTGGTCCTGCAGCGAACTGTTCCATTGCACGCGTGTTCAATCCAGCAGGCGATTCTGTGATCAAACGCAGCCGGCCGCATTTCATAACCCGCTTTCGGTTTCCTTCGCGACGATCAACCCATGCACATGCGCGCACATTCTACCCTTGCAAGTCTGCTGATCCTCTCGGCGCTTCCGCTTTCCGCCCAGGTATCCGGCGATCCGGACCTCACCTTCAGCGGCGATGGGGTCGCCGCCATCGACTTCGCCTCGAATCACGACGACCGTGGTAGTTGCATCCTGGTGCAGCCCGATGGCCGCATCCTCGTCGGTGGCGGTTCGCATCAAGGCAACGGGACCAAATTCGGCCTGGCGCGCCTCATGCCCGATGGGACGCTCGATGCCACTTTCGGCTCCGCCGGTCGCGTGGCCACGCAAGTGGGCGCGCCCCCCAGTCTCGATGAGACCTTCTACGCGCTGGCCTTGCAGCCCGATGGCAAGATCGTCGCGGTGGGACGGAGCTACGCGGGCAACGGCTACCGCGCGGCGGTGCTGCGCTACAACTCCAACGGCACGCTCGATCAGACCTTCAGCAGCGATGGCATCCAGGTAGATGACCTCGCACCAGGAACCGACGACAGTTACTATGGCGTGGCCATACAGCCCGACGGCCGCATCGTGGTTGCCGGCGCAGCCAAAGGCTCTGTTGATTATGATGCGGTTGTGGTCCGTTATACCGCAGCAGGAGCTCTCGATGCCACCTTCAATGCAACGGGTGTCGCCAAGCTCGACATCGGCGCGGTCGATAACCGTGCGAGCGCGATGGTCCTGCAACCCGATGGCAGGATCGTGATCGCCGGCCAGACCGGCAACGCGTCCGTCGACAGCGACTTCCTGCTCGCGCGCTTCACCGCGGACGGACAGCTCGATGCCGCCTTCGGCACCAATGGCACGGTGGTCTCCGCCTTCGGTCCTTCAACGGACTGGGCCTACGCACTGGCCCTGCAGCCCGATGGCCGCTTGGTGGCCGCAGGCATGGTGATCAACGGCGCAGCGGCCGGCCTCGCTGTGGCCCGCTACACCGCTGCAGGTGCCTTGGATCCGAGCTTCGGAACGGCGGGCCTTGCCCTGAACGAATTCAGCGCATCGTGCTTCGCGCGTTCAGTGGCACTGCTCCAAGATGGCCGCATCGCAGCGGTGGGCAACACCGCGCTGAGCATGTTCGTGACCGTCTTCACCGCCATCGGTACGCTCGATACGGGCTTCAGCGGCGACGGCAGCACCATCGTGAATGCGGGCGGGGGCAATGCCTTCGGCTATGCTGCAGCAGTGCAGGCCGATGGCAAGTTGCTCGCGGGCGGCCAAGCCGTGCAGGGCGGGGCACAGAACAACTACATCGTGGCTCGGTTCCACGCCGGCGTGAACATCGGGCTCGAGGAAGTTGACATGGATGCCACGGGGCTGCAACTGGTCCCGAACCCCGCCAATGATGCCTTGGAGATCCGCTACGCCCTGAAGCGCGGTGAACGCATCACCATCGCGCTGGTCGATGCGCAAGGACGCACCGTTCAGGTTCCCTTCAACGGCGCTTGGCAGGCTCCAGGGGAGCAACGCCTCCGCATCAGCCTCAGCGAAGTCACCGTGCCCGGCGCATACACCGTCATCGTTAACGGCGAACAAGGCAAGCTTGGCAGCGCGCGCTTCTTCAGGGAATAGGGAATGAAGGGAGATCGGGCGCAGTGCCCGTTGCAGGCGAGGGAGACCCTTTGTCAGCCCTGACCGTGAATCGCCTTCATGCGATCCGCGATGTGATCGAAGAGGTTCCCCAGCGGCTTCTCCACCATCATCTTGATGAAGGGGTTGAGGTCCGCGTTGAAGACCTGGTGCAGGGTGGTGGTGCCATTCGTTTCCTGCAAGTGCACATCGAGCGTGAACGGGAATGGGCTGCGCTCGGTGGCCTTCATCTTCACGAGTGAAGGGGACTCGCCGCCGTCGAGCGCGAGGCCGATGCTGGCCGCGCCTTGCACCTTGAAGGAGCAGCTCTTGCCGTCGCTCTGCCATTCGCTGATGCGGCTCGTTGGCAGCAGCTGCTCGAAGTTGTTCATATCCAGCAGGAAGGCATGCAGCTCTGCGGCCGGCTTCCGGATCTCAACCTTCTTGCTCTCGATCGTGGTCATCTCGTTCGTCTCATTGCGCCATGGTCACCGAGCGCTGGCCCTACTAAGCAGGGCAGGCGAAGCGGTCCCATTGCCTGTTCGGTTTCTCGATCACGCCTTCACAACGCCCCAATTGGCCGGATCCTTCCGCCACTCGTTCAACGGCAGCAAGTCCTTCTCCGTGATGTACTCATCGCGAAGCGCCTGATCCACCAGGATGCTGTAGTTGGTGAGGGAGTGCAAGTGGACCTTCGCCTTGGCGAAAGCCTTGGCCGCCTCATCGAAGCCATAGGTGAAGATCGACACCATGCCCTTCACCTCGCAGCCTTCGGCGCGCAAGGCTTCCACCGCGTTGAGGCTGCTCTGCCCGGTGCTCACCAGGTCCTCCACCACCACCACATTGCGGCCCACCGTGAGGTCGCCTTCCACTTGGTTCTTCATGCCATGCTCCTTGGCGCCGCTGCGCACATAGATGAAGGGCAGGCCCAGGTCATGCGCCACCAATGCACCATGCGCGATGCCGCCGGTGGCCACGCCCGCGATCATGTCAGGCCGGCCGAACTCGCTGTTGATCACATGCACGAACTGCTGCCGGATGTAGGTGCGCACGGCCGGGTAGGAGAGCGTCTTGCGGTTGTCGCAGTAAATCGGGCTCTTCCACCCGCTGGCCCAGGTGAAGGGCTTCTTCGGACTAAGTTTGACGGCCTTGATCTGCAGCAGGAACTCTGCGACTTTCAACGAAGGATCGAGGGGGGATGCCATGCGGCGAAAGTATGCGGTGTGGGTGGGAGGGAAGCCGGTGGAGATATCCACAGCGGCGCCCGATATGGCCGTGCGCGAGCACTGGCTCCTGGTGAATGCGCGCAATCGCGAAGAGCTGCAGCATGCACTCGATGCCATGGCCAGGCCCGAAGTGCAAGGCCTGATGCTATTCAGCGCCAACGGCTTCGACGCGTGGGAGTCCTTCATGGCGCAGCATCGCCTTGTTGAAGCGGCGGGCGGCGCGGTGCAGGATGAACGTGGCCGCTTGCTCGTGATCCATCGGCGGGGGCACTGGGACCTGCCCAAGGGCAAGCTCGACGCCGATGAAGAGAGCCCTGCTGCCGCCATTCGCGAGGTGCAGGAGGAATGCGGCTTGCGCACGCTTCGGATCGTCGGCGAACTGCCCGATACCTGGCACACCTATACGGAGAAGGGAAGGGCCTGCCTGAAACGCACGCGCTGGTACCGCATGCAGGGCTCATCGGCTGAGCCGCTCATCGCGCAGCACGAAGAGGACATCGACGAAGCGCACTGGGCCGCGCGAGAAGAACTGCCCATGATCATCGCAGGCAGCTATCCTTCCTTGCGCCCCGTCTTCGAGGCGTGGCTGGCAACGGAGCCGCATGCGAGGCAGCCTGCACAGCGGGACTGGAAGGGCAGCCGACCTTCAACCACCAGCAACCTCAACCCCCAACCGCCAGTGCGCACCCTTTACCTCTGCCGCCACGCCAAGAGCTCCTGGGCCGATCCCGGGCAAAGCGATCATGAGCGTCCGCTGAATGACCGCGGCTTGCGTGATGCCCCAGCGATGGCGCGCCATTTCAAGGAGCGCGGCGAACAGCCGCAGCTGATCGTGAGCAGCGATGCCAACCGGGCGCAGTCCACCGCGCGCTTCTTCGCTAAGGAACTCGCAATGCAGCCAGGGCAGTTCATGCTCGAGCCCCGGCTTTACCATGCCTCCGTGAAGGGCATCTCGGATGTGGTGGCCGCCTTGCCCGATGGGGCGGAGCGCGTCATGCTCTTCGGGCACAACCCCGGATTCTCAACCGCTGTGGATCACTTCTGCGGGGATAACGTGGGAGAGCTGCCCACCTGCGGCATGGTGCGCATCGACTTCGTTGCCGGCTCTTGGAAGGAGATCGGCCACGACCTCGGCACGCTCGTTTGGTTCGAGTACCCGAAGCGCGTGCTGGGCTTGGAGTGAAGGGGGCGTTCAATGGCCGCAGGGTCCGGCAGCCCTCAACCTCAGTACTCCCCGGTGGCCAGCAACACCAGCGTGCAGGCTTCCACTGCTTCCGTCCCGACTCCTTCCAGCTCCCGCGCGAGAACCGGATTCTCCGCTCCCGGATTGAAGATCACGCGCTTCGGCTTCAGGGCCAGCAAGCGCTCGCGCCATTCCGATTGGTTCGCTGCCGAGAGGTACATGGTCACCGTATGGGCACGCGTGCCTTCCGGGATCTCCGTGCGGATCGGCAGTTCGCCGATGCGGCCGGGCCGCCTGCCGATGCATAGCACTGCGTGCCCGTAAGCCATCAATCGGCGGGCGGCCATGTTCGAGTAGCGATCCGGTTTCTCGCTTGCGCCGAGCACGATGGTCAGCCTTTCCATGCCGCAAAGGTCGGTCGCCGCCAACACCGCCTGTTGACGAAGACGCTTCCCTTCACATCGGCTTCACCCTGCCGCCACATCACCGCCTCAGCTTCGCCGCGGATAAAACGCACCCATGAAGCGACCCATTGACGTGCTCGTGCTCTCCGACCTGCATCTGGGCACGTACGGAAGCCGGGCGGAGGAACTGCTCCACTATCTCCGCAGCGTCCGCCCGCGCATGGTGGTGCTGAACGGCGACATCATCGACATCTGGCAATTCAAGAAGAGCTACTTCCCGGCCAGTCACATGAAGGTGCTGAAGCGCTTGATGAAGCTCGCCGCCAAGGTTCCCGTGTACTACCTCACCGGAAACCACGACGAGGCCCTGCGACGCTACAGCCCTGCGCAGTTCGGCAATCTCCAGCTCATCGATCGCCTGGAGCTTGAGCTCGATGGCGAGCGCTACTGGTTCTTCCACGGCGACATCTTCGACGCCAGCACGCGCCACGCGAAGTGGATCGCCAAGCTCGGAGGCGCAGGCTACGACGGGCTCATCCGCATCAACGACCTGGTGAACCGCGTGCTCACCTTCTTCGGAAGGCCGCGCATGAGCTTCAGCGCGCGCATCAAGAGGAGCGTGAAGCGCGCCGTGGCCTACATCAGCGATTTCGAGGAGACCGCCGCCGAGGTGGCCATCCACGAAGGTTTTCAGTACGTGGCCTGCGGGCACATCCACCAGCCGCAGCTGCGCACCATCAGCAATGCGCAAGGCAGCGTGCGCTACATGAACAGCGGCGATTGGATCGAGCACATGAGCGCCCTCGAATACGCCAACGGCGAGTGGAGCATCTACATGCACCAGCAGGACGCCTCGCGCATCACCGACGAGGCCGAGGCCGTCGCCGAGGAAGAGGACGCTCTGGCGCTGATCTGAGGGCTTGTTCCCGCCCCTTCAGGACCATCCGGTCCTTGCGAGCCCCGCTTCCAGCGAGGCGCAGCCAACATGCCGCATTCGGCGCCGCACCTTCAAGCCTTGCGCGCCCTACATCAGATCGAGGTCCAGCTCCGACTTCAACTTCAGCAGAGCGGGATTCCGTTCGGCCATGATGGTGAACTTGTCGAGCTTCGTGTACCGCGGGCGCACCACTACCGTCTCCTTCACTACTTCGAGCTGCAGCACGGGATCATTCAGCTCGCGGCGCAAGTGCGCGAGCAGCACAGGCTTCTCCTCGCGCAGGTACTTCTCCTGCACGTCGTTCACGATCGCGAAGCTCACCAGGCTGGGTCCTGAAGCCATCGGCTCGTGAGCGGCGAGGGTGGCGTGCAGGCTGTTCTTGCCTTCGCGTTTCCGCGCTAAGGCATAGTCGCTCCACACGCGCTGGAGCAGTGCTTGGTTCACCTCCTTGGCAGCGCTGGGCAGCGCGGGCCCCTCGTCGGTATCGGCCACAGCGGCTTCAGCAGGTGAGGGCTGCGCGGCGGCCACGGGATTGATGCTCACGTGGTCGCGCACGAGCCGGCGCTTGGGAACATAGCCATCGGCCGCGGCAGATGGCTTGGGCTCGGCAACCACTGCGGCGGCCAAGGGCGGTGGAGGCGCGGCCGGAACGGGCGCCGGCTTCTCTGGCGCACCGCCTAGGTCAGGGCTTTTTTTTTCAGCCATGGGCGCCTCGGCAGCCGAGAACGTGGGCGCATTCAATCGGCATAGCTGCATCAGGGTGAGCTCCACCAGCATGCGCGGCTCCTTGCTCTGCTTGTACTGCGCATCGCATTGGGCCAAGCGGTCAAGGCCCCGCAGCAGAAGATCGCGCGGCGTGGCTTGGGCCTGTTCGCCATAGCGCGCCACCAGGTCCTCGCTCACTTCGAGCAGCGGCAGGGTGCGCGCATCCTGGCTCACGAGCAGGTCGCGGAAGTGGCGCGCCAATCCGGTCACGAAGAGGTGGCCGTCGAAGCCGTTCTGCAGGATCGTGTTGTACTCCACCAGCGCCGCGGGCAGGTCGCCCTTCACCAGGCTGTCCGTGATGCTGAAGTAATGCTCGTGGTCGAGCACGTTCAGGTTGGCACGGGCCGTCTGGTAGGTGAGGCGGCGCCCGGCGAAGCTGACCAGCTGATCGAAGATGCTGAGCGCGTCGCGCAGGCCGCCATCGGCCTTCTGGGCGATCAGGTGCAGCGCTTGCGGCTCGGCCTCGATGCCTTCGTTCTTCGCGATGCCGGCCAGGTGCTTGGCGATATCGACGATGCCGATGCGGCGGAAGTCGAAGACCTGGCAACGGCTCAGGATCGTGGGCAGGATCTTATGCTTCTCGGTGGTGGCCAGGATGAAGATGGCATAGGGCGGCGGCTCCTCCAGAGTCTTCAGGAAAGCGTTGAAGGCCGCGGAGCTGAGCATGTGCACCTCGTCGATGATGTACACCTTCTTCTCGCCCACCTGCGGGGCGATGCTCACCTGCAGGATCAGGTTGCGGATGTCGTCGACGCTGTTGTTGCTGGCGGCATCGAGCTCGAAGATGCTCAGGCTGTGCCCTTCCTGGAAGGTCCTGCATGGGGCGCAGCTGCCGCAAGTGGTGAGGTCCTCGTTGAGGTTCTCGCAATTGATGGTGCGCGCCAGGATGCGCGCGCAGGTGGTCTTGCCCACGCCGCGCGGGCCGGTGAAGAGGAAAGCCGATGCCAGGTGCTTGGTGCGGATGGCATTCATCAGCGTGGCGGTCACCGCCTCCTGGCCCACCACGGTATCGAAGGTCTCCGGACGGTACTTGCGCGCGCTGACGATGAAAGGCTCCATGGGTGGCGAAGGTATTTGCGCCGTGAGCTTGGACGGCTCTTCCTTATCCGCTTCCTTGATTACTTACGGACGAGAGATGATTGCATGGTGGCCGATGATGAGAAGGTGTTCCCAACTGCCTGCAGCACCTTGCTCGGAGGGAGCACCGAAGTGAATCGGCAGCTCTGACTCTCCTTATGATCTGTTCAGGTTGTACGGCCTCCGATTGAACGCCAGGGCCACGGTCGATGGATTACGGCCGCTGAGCGGCCTGACGAGCCCGGTTGTTGAAAACTCCCTTCGATGGAACAAAGGTTATAGCCGACGATCGGCGCGAGGACCTTGGTAATGCTCCAAGCCACTTCTACTTTGGCACCCCCAAAAACTAAAAACCCTCCTTAACCGGAATCCCTATTACGCCTACACCCTTGGGCATCGCCACGCGGAAGCAGGCATGCCATACCAACAGGCCTCACCGGCCTTGCCCGTTCGGCACTACGGAAGCTGCCAACCAACTCCTGAACCCTAACCCAAAACCCGTTCAAATGAATTGTCGGAATACTTCGACGCGCGCCACGCGATTCTCGCGGTGGTGCAAAGCGGGCCTTCTGGGCGCAGCAATTGCGCTCTTAGGCACGCAGACCAATGCGCAGGTGACCACCAACGGTGGCTCTGGCCTCGCCCTCAGCTACCCCGACCTCGCCACGGCCATCACCGCGCTTAACGGCGTTGGCACAGCGACGAGCCCGACCGTTATCACGCTCGACCCCGCGAATCCGCAAACGGCGCCAGCTGGTGGCTACACCATCACGGCTACCGGTGATGCCACGAACACCATCACGATCGCAGGCAGCGGGAACACCATCACCTCGAGCACTGCGCTAGTCGTGGGTTCGCTGCACGATGCCATCTTCGAGATCATCGGCGGTGACTACATCACCATCGAGAACTTCACGATGCTGGAGGACCCGGCGAACATCGTGACCACTGCGGGGTCGAACAACATGACGGAGTTCGGCGTGGCCGTGTTCTATGCCACCACCACGGATGGCGCGCAGAACATCACGATCCAGAACAACACGATCGACCTGAACCGCACCTACCAGAACACCTTCGGGATCTACGCCACCTCGCAGCACACGGCTACGGTGCTGGGGGCAGCGCAAGCCACGGCGCCCACCGGCGCGCACAACAACCTGCGCATCTACGGCAACCAGATCACCGACGTGAACACCGGTATCTGCGCGAACGGCGCCACCACTTTCGCGAACTATGCGCAGGGCCTGGACATCGGCGGTACAGTGGGGCCTGTGGGCAACCTGGGCAACACCATCACCAACTTCGGCACCACCGGCACCTTCTCGAGCTACACCGGGGTGAGCGGCACCGTGAACGGCATCCAGATCACCAACCAATTGAATGCGAACGTGAGCTGGAATTCTATCTTCAGCTCTGTCGGCGGGGTCACAGTGACCTCCACCCTGCGCGGCATCTACTACCGCCAGAGCGCTGCTCCTACCTCGGGCTCCTGGACGAGCTCCATCAACGATAATGCTATCGGGCTTCAGCACGGTGCCGCCGGCGGGGCCATGTTCGGCATCGCTGACGAGACCGGAAGCGCGTTCAACACGCTCAACATCATCAACAACGATTTCCTCGGCACAGGATGGACCGTGCCGGGCACAGGCGCGTACACGGCCATCAGCAACACTGTTGCCGAGCAGAACGTGACGATCAATGCGAACGGGTTCTTCAGCCTTTCGTTGAACACCACTGGCAACGTTTCGTTGATCAGCAACAACCTTTCCCGCCCAGCGGGCGCTAGCAGCACCTGCAACGATAACGCCATCGTTGGCGGCTTCGCCAAGACCCTGGGCGGAGGCACGGTGTTCTGTTACGATTCCTTCGGCATCTCCTCGAACACCGGCACGGAGACCTTCATCAACAACAACTTCTCCGACGGTACGGTTACGGGCGCGACCACCCTGCGCATCGTGCGCGTCTCCGACGGGAGCGCTACCGCGCCGACGAGGACCTGCACCAACAACACCATCTCGAACTGGGTGG
The DNA window shown above is from Flavobacteriales bacterium and carries:
- the dnaX gene encoding DNA polymerase III subunit gamma/tau; protein product: MEPFIVSARKYRPETFDTVVGQEAVTATLMNAIRTKHLASAFLFTGPRGVGKTTCARILARTINCENLNEDLTTCGSCAPCRTFQEGHSLSIFELDAASNNSVDDIRNLILQVSIAPQVGEKKVYIIDEVHMLSSAAFNAFLKTLEEPPPYAIFILATTEKHKILPTILSRCQVFDFRRIGIVDIAKHLAGIAKNEGIEAEPQALHLIAQKADGGLRDALSIFDQLVSFAGRRLTYQTARANLNVLDHEHYFSITDSLVKGDLPAALVEYNTILQNGFDGHLFVTGLARHFRDLLVSQDARTLPLLEVSEDLVARYGEQAQATPRDLLLRGLDRLAQCDAQYKQSKEPRMLVELTLMQLCRLNAPTFSAAEAPMAEKKSPDLGGAPEKPAPVPAAPPPPLAAAVVAEPKPSAAADGYVPKRRLVRDHVSINPVAAAQPSPAEAAVADTDEGPALPSAAKEVNQALLQRVWSDYALARKREGKNSLHATLAAHEPMASGPSLVSFAIVNDVQEKYLREEKPVLLAHLRRELNDPVLQLEVVKETVVVRPRYTKLDKFTIMAERNPALLKLKSELDLDLM